Proteins encoded within one genomic window of Citricoccus muralis:
- the sufB gene encoding Fe-S cluster assembly protein SufB yields the protein MTDQVARETADPGVIHEILEKNPELNAIGAYEYGWADSDAAGENARRGLNDEVVRDISGKKDEPEWMLKTRMKGLKYFDRKPMPTWGADLSGIDFDNIKYFVRSTEGQARTWEDLPEDIRNTYERLGIPEAERERLVAGVAAQYESEVVYHQIREDLEQQGVIFLDTDTGLKEHPEIFQEFFGSVIPVGDNKFAALNTAVWSGGSFVYVPKGVHVEIPLQAYFRINTENMGQFERTLIIADEDSYVHYIEGCTAPIYQSDSLHSAVVEIIVKKNARVRYTTIQNWSTNVYNLVTKRAVVEEGGTMEWIDGNIGSKVTMKYPAVYLTGEHAKGETLSIAFAGQDQHQDTGSKMVHLAPNTSSSIVAKSVARGGGRSAYRGLVQVVEGAKNSANSVVCDALLVDTISRSDTYPYIDIREDDVTLGHEATVSRVSEEQLFYLMSRGLAEDEAMAMIVRGFIEPIARELPMEYALELNKLIELQMEGSVG from the coding sequence ATGACTGATCAAGTCGCTCGCGAAACCGCCGATCCCGGCGTGATTCACGAGATTCTCGAGAAGAACCCCGAACTCAATGCCATCGGCGCCTATGAATACGGCTGGGCCGACAGTGACGCCGCTGGTGAGAACGCACGTCGTGGTCTCAACGACGAAGTCGTGCGTGACATCTCGGGCAAGAAAGACGAACCCGAGTGGATGCTGAAGACCCGCATGAAGGGCCTGAAGTACTTCGATCGCAAGCCCATGCCGACCTGGGGTGCTGACCTGTCGGGCATCGACTTCGACAACATCAAGTACTTCGTGCGCTCCACCGAGGGCCAGGCTCGCACCTGGGAAGACCTTCCTGAAGACATCCGTAACACCTACGAGCGTCTGGGCATCCCCGAGGCCGAGCGCGAGCGTCTCGTGGCCGGCGTGGCCGCCCAGTACGAGTCCGAGGTCGTTTACCACCAGATCCGTGAGGATCTGGAGCAGCAGGGAGTCATCTTCCTGGACACCGATACCGGCCTGAAGGAACACCCGGAGATCTTCCAGGAGTTCTTCGGCTCGGTGATCCCGGTGGGCGACAACAAGTTCGCCGCATTGAACACCGCCGTCTGGTCCGGTGGTTCCTTCGTTTACGTCCCGAAGGGCGTTCACGTTGAGATCCCACTGCAGGCTTACTTCCGTATCAACACAGAGAACATGGGCCAGTTCGAGCGCACCCTGATCATCGCGGATGAAGATTCCTACGTACACTACATCGAGGGCTGCACCGCACCGATCTACCAGTCGGACTCCCTGCACTCCGCCGTCGTGGAAATCATCGTCAAGAAGAATGCTCGTGTGCGCTACACGACCATTCAGAACTGGTCAACCAACGTCTACAACCTGGTGACCAAGCGGGCCGTCGTTGAAGAGGGTGGCACCATGGAATGGATCGATGGCAACATCGGCTCCAAGGTCACCATGAAGTACCCTGCGGTCTACCTCACCGGTGAACACGCCAAGGGTGAGACGCTGTCCATTGCCTTCGCTGGCCAGGACCAGCACCAGGACACCGGATCCAAGATGGTCCACCTGGCACCGAACACCTCGAGCTCCATCGTGGCAAAATCCGTGGCCCGTGGGGGCGGCCGTTCCGCGTACCGCGGTCTGGTTCAGGTTGTCGAAGGTGCGAAGAACTCCGCCAACTCGGTGGTGTGTGACGCACTCTTAGTGGACACCATTTCCCGCTCCGACACCTACCCCTACATCGACATCCGCGAGGACGATGTGACGCTGGGCCATGAAGCGACAGTGTCCCGGGTTTCCGAGGAGCAACTCTTCTACCTAATGTCCCGTGGGCTGGCTGAGGATGAGGCCATGGCCATGATCGTGCGCGGCTTCATCGAGCCCATTGCGCGCGAATTGCCTATGGAATACGCCCTCGAGCTGAACAAGCTGATCGAACTGCAAATGGAAGGATCGGTGGGCTAA
- the sufD gene encoding Fe-S cluster assembly protein SufD encodes MGEEGEQLSAEIAAATQSEHADHSVKEKKQKFGTSRADRPTSFHLADFPVLTGREEDWRFTPLERLGGLDLPEGDEQRLQGAAPTVEVSSLEGLTVETVSRDDARLGQAMTPEDRTSAAAWASFSEATVITLGDGVEAEEPIRIQITGTDATPAAQHILIIAGDNAKADFLITHRGNAVLAQNIEYDVREGASINVTSVHAWDAGAVQTSSQQASLAKDSAYKHIAISYGGSLVRLTPTARFTQPGGEAEMYGLYFADAGQHLEQRLFVDHAVPNCTSNVLYKGALQGRDAHTVWVGDVLIRKAAEGTDSYEKNQNLVLTDGARADSIPNLEIETGVIDGAGHASSTGRFDEEQLFYLMARGITEKEARKLIVRGFLNEIIQRIGIDDVEAELTQVMESELKMFDR; translated from the coding sequence ATGGGCGAAGAAGGCGAGCAGCTTTCCGCAGAAATCGCCGCCGCAACCCAGTCCGAGCACGCAGACCACTCCGTGAAAGAGAAGAAGCAGAAGTTCGGCACCTCGCGAGCTGATCGCCCGACCAGTTTCCACCTGGCCGACTTCCCGGTTCTGACCGGTCGCGAAGAAGACTGGCGCTTTACACCGCTAGAGCGCCTAGGCGGACTTGACCTGCCCGAGGGCGACGAGCAGCGCCTGCAGGGTGCCGCTCCGACCGTTGAGGTGTCCTCGTTGGAAGGGCTCACCGTCGAGACGGTGAGCCGCGATGATGCACGCCTGGGCCAGGCCATGACTCCGGAAGACCGTACCTCGGCCGCAGCCTGGGCATCGTTCTCGGAAGCTACCGTGATCACGCTGGGCGACGGCGTCGAAGCCGAGGAGCCGATCCGGATTCAGATCACCGGGACGGATGCCACTCCAGCTGCACAGCACATCCTGATCATCGCCGGGGACAACGCCAAGGCCGATTTCCTGATCACCCATCGTGGCAACGCGGTGCTGGCTCAGAACATCGAGTACGACGTGCGGGAAGGTGCCAGCATCAACGTCACCTCCGTGCACGCCTGGGATGCTGGAGCGGTCCAGACTTCCTCGCAGCAGGCTTCGCTGGCGAAGGACTCCGCCTACAAGCACATCGCCATCAGCTATGGCGGTTCCCTGGTGCGTCTGACCCCGACAGCTCGCTTCACGCAGCCCGGAGGCGAGGCCGAGATGTATGGTCTCTACTTCGCCGACGCCGGTCAGCACCTGGAGCAGCGACTGTTCGTGGATCATGCAGTCCCGAACTGCACCTCAAACGTGCTGTACAAGGGTGCCCTGCAGGGTCGTGACGCTCACACCGTGTGGGTGGGCGATGTACTCATCCGAAAGGCAGCTGAAGGCACCGACTCCTACGAGAAGAACCAGAACCTCGTGCTCACCGATGGGGCTCGCGCCGATTCGATCCCGAACCTGGAGATCGAGACTGGTGTCATCGACGGCGCAGGCCACGCTTCCTCCACGGGTCGCTTCGATGAAGAGCAGCTGTTCTACCTCATGGCTCGCGGCATCACCGAGAAGGAAGCCCGCAAACTCATCGTGCGCGGCTTCCTGAACGAGATCATTCAGCGCATCGGCATCGACGACGTCGAAGCCGAACTCACCCAGGTCATGGAATCCGAACTCAAGATGTTCGACCGCTGA
- the sufC gene encoding Fe-S cluster assembly ATPase SufC produces MSTLEIKDLHVSIETENGAKEILKGVSLTVNSGETHAIMGPNGSGKSTLAASIAGHPRYEVTSGSITLDGEDVLEMGPDERAQAGLFLAMQYPVEIPGVTMTNFLRTAKTAIDGEAPSLRHWTKDVKTAMEQLRIDPAFAARNVNEGFSGGEKKRVEILQLELFKPKIAILDETDSGLDVDALRVVSEGVNRAQDTNGMGTLLITHYTRILRYIKPDFVHVFVDGHVADSGGPELADKLEEEGYVAYEKAAASA; encoded by the coding sequence ATGTCAACCCTGGAGATCAAAGATCTGCACGTCTCGATCGAGACGGAAAATGGCGCCAAGGAGATCCTGAAGGGCGTGTCCCTCACCGTCAACTCCGGTGAGACCCACGCCATCATGGGCCCCAACGGCTCCGGTAAGTCCACCCTGGCCGCCTCCATCGCAGGCCACCCCCGCTATGAGGTCACCAGTGGATCCATCACCCTCGACGGCGAAGATGTCCTGGAGATGGGTCCCGATGAGCGCGCTCAGGCAGGCCTGTTCTTGGCCATGCAGTACCCGGTGGAGATCCCCGGCGTCACCATGACCAATTTCCTGCGCACCGCCAAGACCGCCATCGACGGTGAAGCACCGTCGCTGCGCCACTGGACCAAGGACGTCAAGACCGCCATGGAACAGCTGCGCATCGACCCCGCCTTCGCGGCCCGTAACGTCAACGAAGGCTTTTCCGGCGGTGAGAAGAAGCGCGTCGAGATTCTCCAGCTCGAGCTGTTCAAGCCGAAGATTGCCATCCTCGACGAGACCGACTCCGGCCTCGACGTCGATGCTCTGCGCGTCGTCTCCGAGGGCGTCAACCGCGCTCAGGACACCAACGGCATGGGCACGCTACTCATCACCCACTACACCCGCATTCTCCGCTACATCAAGCCGGACTTCGTGCACGTGTTCGTGGATGGCCACGTGGCCGATTCCGGTGGCCCCGAGCTGGCAGATAAGCTGGAAGAGGAAGGCTACGTAGCTTACGAGAAGGCCGCCGCCAGCGCCTGA
- a CDS encoding metal-sulfur cluster assembly factor, whose translation MTTAAQTPIEDLEEALKDVIDPELGVNVVDLGLLYGLHYADDGALLVDMTLTTAACPLTDEIEDQVSRAISTMVDEWRLNWVWMPPWGPERITEDGREQMRALGFNI comes from the coding sequence ATGACTACAGCAGCACAAACTCCGATTGAGGATCTCGAAGAGGCCCTCAAGGACGTGATCGATCCGGAGCTCGGCGTCAACGTGGTTGACCTCGGCCTGCTCTACGGGCTGCACTACGCCGACGACGGCGCACTGCTGGTCGACATGACTCTCACCACCGCCGCCTGCCCGCTGACCGACGAGATCGAAGATCAGGTCTCCCGGGCCATCAGCACCATGGTGGACGAATGGCGCCTGAACTGGGTTTGGATGCCGCCGTGGGGTCCCGAACGCATCACGGAAGATGGTCGTGAGCAGATGCGGGCCCTCGGCTTCAACATCTGA
- a CDS encoding ABC-F family ATP-binding cassette domain-containing protein, with translation MITVSNLELRAGARVLMDEVNFRVDKGDKIGLVGRNGAGKTTLTKVLAGFALPAAGDVSRSGTIGYLPQDPVVEDMEQTARSRILSARELDQVTEKMRRAEQDMAQGTDAQRSKAMDRYAKLEARFTAAGGYAAESEAATICANLALPDRVLSQPLHTLSGGQRRRVELARILFGNADTMLLDEPTNHLDHDSIVWLRDFLKSYSGGLLVISHDVALMEMTVNKVLYLDAMRQTIDVYNMNWKNYQSQREQDQARRKREFANAQKKASALVDQANKMRAKATKAVAAQNMLKRAERLMRGVEGERSQDKVAAIRFPEPSPCGKTPLRASHLSKSYGSLEIFAGLDLAIDRGSRVVILGFNGAGKTTLLRMLAGIEDSDTGQIEPGHGLKLGYYAQEHETLDGDRSVLENMRTAAPQLGDTEVRNVLGSFLFSGDDVDKPARVLSGGEKTRLALATLVASSANVLLLDEPTNNLDPASREEILNALRTYEGAVVLVTHDEGAVEALDPERVVVLPDGVEDLWSTEYQELITLA, from the coding sequence GTGATCACGGTCTCAAACCTCGAACTTCGCGCCGGCGCGCGCGTCCTGATGGACGAGGTCAACTTCCGCGTCGACAAAGGCGACAAGATCGGTCTTGTTGGACGCAACGGGGCCGGCAAGACCACACTGACCAAGGTGCTCGCCGGATTCGCGCTCCCGGCTGCAGGCGACGTCAGCCGTAGCGGAACCATCGGCTACCTCCCGCAGGACCCGGTGGTCGAGGACATGGAGCAAACCGCTCGCTCCCGCATTCTCTCCGCCCGCGAGCTCGACCAGGTGACCGAGAAGATGCGCCGCGCCGAACAAGACATGGCCCAGGGAACCGATGCCCAGCGGTCCAAAGCCATGGACCGCTATGCGAAACTCGAAGCCCGATTCACCGCCGCCGGTGGCTACGCCGCCGAATCCGAGGCAGCGACCATCTGTGCCAACCTCGCCCTACCAGATCGCGTGCTCAGCCAGCCGCTCCACACCCTCTCCGGCGGTCAGCGACGCCGGGTGGAACTGGCTCGGATCCTCTTTGGCAATGCCGACACGATGCTCCTGGACGAGCCGACCAACCACCTCGATCACGACTCAATCGTGTGGCTCCGCGACTTCCTCAAGTCCTACTCGGGTGGTCTGCTCGTGATCAGCCACGACGTGGCCCTGATGGAAATGACCGTCAACAAGGTGCTCTACCTGGATGCGATGCGCCAGACCATCGACGTCTACAACATGAACTGGAAGAACTACCAGTCCCAGCGTGAGCAAGATCAGGCGCGCAGGAAGCGTGAATTCGCCAATGCCCAAAAGAAGGCGTCCGCTCTCGTCGATCAGGCCAACAAGATGCGTGCCAAGGCCACGAAAGCGGTGGCTGCGCAGAACATGCTCAAGCGCGCCGAACGGCTGATGCGCGGCGTGGAAGGCGAACGTTCCCAGGATAAGGTCGCGGCCATTCGCTTCCCCGAACCCTCGCCCTGCGGCAAAACCCCCTTGAGGGCCTCGCACCTGTCGAAATCCTATGGTTCCCTCGAAATTTTCGCGGGCTTGGACCTAGCCATCGACCGTGGTTCACGCGTCGTGATTCTTGGCTTCAACGGTGCCGGTAAGACCACGCTGCTGCGCATGCTCGCCGGCATCGAGGACTCCGACACCGGTCAGATCGAGCCCGGCCACGGCCTGAAACTCGGTTACTACGCTCAGGAACACGAGACCCTCGACGGAGACCGCTCCGTGCTGGAAAACATGCGAACGGCTGCGCCGCAACTGGGGGACACCGAAGTACGTAACGTACTGGGCTCGTTCTTGTTCTCCGGAGATGATGTCGATAAGCCCGCCCGGGTGCTCTCCGGCGGTGAAAAGACCCGACTCGCGCTGGCGACCCTGGTGGCGTCTTCCGCAAACGTCTTGCTCTTGGACGAACCCACGAACAACCTGGATCCCGCCAGCCGCGAGGAGATCCTCAACGCGCTGCGCACCTACGAGGGTGCCGTGGTGCTGGTGACTCACGATGAGGGTGCTGTTGAAGCGCTGGATCCGGAACGCGTAGTGGTACTACCCGACGGCGTTGAAGACTTGTGGAGTACTGAATACCAGGAACTGATCACGCTCGCCTGA